The Ancylobacter sp. SL191 nucleotide sequence GCAACAGGCGGTGACGGGTAAACCCGCGCCGATGCCGCACGTCCCAGCCCCTTGCCAGAGCGGCGTGCGCATGCAACCGACTGGTACCGTCCAAAGTTCCACGCGCGGCGGCGGAGAGCCGGGACAGCGGGCGAACAGGGAGCCAGAGACCGTGACGACCAGTCCCTCCGCCACTTCCGGGCGCGCCGCCGGGCGCGGCGATGCCGGGCCGAGCCTGCCCAATGCCGGCGCTTTCTACGATCATCCGCTGCGCGCGCCGGTGCTCGCCGAGCTGCATGCGCGGCCCTTCGTGCCGGTGAGCACGCCGGCGCGCATCCTCCATGTCGCCTTTCTCGTCGACCGCGCGCAGGCCAAGGCCGACCGTGCCGCCTTCGCCGCGCTTTGCGTCGCGCGCGGCCAGTCGGGCCCGCACCGCGACGCCAAGCAGCACCGCGTGGCCTTTGGCGGCGCCGTGCTGCGCTGGGAACGCCATGCCGAGTTCACCACCTATACGTGGGAACTGCCGGCGGAGGATCTGACCGAGGGTGGCCTGCCTTTCCACCCCTCCTCCGGGAGCCTCGCCCGCACGCTGCTGCAAGTGCCGCAGCCCGGCCCGCTGCTGGTCGCGGTCGACCTGCAATTGGTGACCGACACCGCCGACGCGCTGCCGCTCGACCGGCTGTTCGACCGCTCCAGCCTCGCGCGCTCGGATGTCGAGGACGGCCTTGCCGAGATCGCCACCGATTTCCAGCCGGACCCGTCCGGCTTCGTGCGCATCCTCGTGCGCGACCGGGGCATGACGGATGATGCCGCCGGCGCGCTGATCCAGCGTGTGCTGGAGGTCGAGACCTACCGCACCCTCGCCTTGCTCGGCCTGCCGGAAGCGCAGCGCCTCGCCCCCACCGTGGCGCGGATCGAGAACGAGCTGAGCACGCTCACCCGCGAGATGCGCGACACCGAGGGTCTGGCGGCCAACAACAAGCTGCTGGACGCGCTCACCACGCTGGCCTCCGAGCTGGAGGCGGACGCCGCCGCCTCGCTGTTCCGCTTCGGCGCGACGCGGGCCTATGACGAGATCGTCGACGACCGGCTGCAGGCGATCGGCGAGCAGCCGATTTCGGGCCACCCGACCTGGCAGCAATTCCTCTCGCGCCGGCTGCAACCGGCCATGCGCACCTGCCAGGCCATCGAGCAGCGGCAGGCGGGGCTGTCGGTCAAGCTGTCAAGCGCCGCCAACCTGCTGCGCACCCGCGTCGATGTCGAGCTCGAGCAGCAGAATCGCGACCTGCTGCGCTCGATGAACCGGCGCGCGCGCATGCAGCTGCGCCTGCAGCAGACGGTCGAGGGCCTCTCGGTCGCGGCCATCTCCTATTACGTCATCAGCCTGCTGCATTACGCCCTCGAAGGTCTTCACGCGCGCTTCGAGGCGTGGGGGCTGCATGTCGATATCGGGCTGGTGACCGCCATCGCCGTGCCGCTGGTGGCGCTCACCATCTGGAGCGGCGTGCGCCGTATCCGCAAGGGCCACTTCGACGAAGAATGAGGCGCGGACAAGGGGCTCGCCCGCAGGCGGATCTCCGTCATCCCCCGGACTTGATCCGGGGATCCATGACGTTGCCGTTCATCCGACGGCATCCAGCACGTGGATGGCCGGGTCAAGCCCGGCCATGACGATGGGTAGGTTGAGCGCCCCAGAGGGACGAGGCGGGACGCGCTCCCGGCTCGGCCTTCGGCCGGCCGGGATGACGGTTCACGAGGCGGGCGGCGCGGACCGGCCGTGTTACTGCGCGAAGGTGCCGGTGGAGGGCGCGGGGGCGCCGATCCATTGGGTATCGCCGCTGCTCGCGGCAGGGGCGGCCGTAGCAGGCGCCGCCGCGGCGGGCGCGGTGGTGGCAGGAGCGGCGGCAGCCGGAGCGGCGGTGGCGGGAGCACTTGCCGCCGGTGTCGTCGGCACGGCGCGGACCGGGGCGGTCGCGGCCGGCGCGGCGGTGGCCGGAGCCGCCTGAACCGGGGTGGTCTGCGCGGCGGGCGCGGTACGGGGCGGCGTGGTCGCCGCTGCCGGGCGGGTCGCGGCGGGCGCCGCGCTGGTGGCAGGCGCCGGGGTTACCGGACGCGGCCGGGTCTGCTGCTGCGCCGGGCGCGGGCGCGCCGCCGGCTTCTCATTGGCGCCCTGCGGATCGAAGCCGACATAGACCACGTATTTGTCGAGCACGTCGGCGCTCGGGCGCGGGAAGCTGATGTCGTCAGCCACCAGGGCGAAATCGACCTGCAGCACGCTCGGCCCGATCTCCACCGGCACGGAATAGAACTTCGTCCAGATCGACTGCGGCGAGGGGCCCTCATGCACCACCGCGACGCGGATCGGCACGGTCACCCGGCCGGGCCCGCCCTTGGCACCGAGCAGCACGCGGCCCTGAATGCCCACGCGCATGGTCATGTCGGGCGAGCTGTAGCGGCATTCGCGCGAGAACTGGCCGAGCGTCGCCTGATAACGCACGCCGCCATCGCCCGGCTCTGTCACCTGATAGGCGGCCGCTCCGCCGCGCACCTCGACAGAGGGGCAGGAAAAGTCGGAAGTATCGCCGGCCGGCCCGGTCGCATTGGCCGTGGCTTCGACCGTGGTGGTCTGGATCTGCGAGCCGAACAGGCCCTGATTACCGGCATCGCCGGTCCCCATCGGGCCTTCATTACCGCCGCCGCCGCCAATGCCGGCACCGGCACAGCCGGCCAGCAACAGGCCAAGAGGGAGAAGCATCAGGGCGCTCCGAAGGCCCCGACCCTCGCCCCTCGGGCGGCTTAGGTTCAGCAGTTCAGCTCCACGCATACACATACTCCCCGCCGAGGCTGGTAAGACCGCCACGGCCCCGGCACAGCGGAGCCCGGCCCCTTCGACACATTCGACCGGCGGCTCTTATAGCAGGCGATCACGCGCGGGGGGAACATGCGCCGGAAGGAGTTTGCGTGGCAGGAAAACGCCGGCCGTGAGGCCGGCATTGCCGGAGATGAGAGGGCTCAGCCGCCCTGCGCGGGTGTGGGCGCAATACCCGTGGGCTTGCCGACCAGCGAGAACAGCAGCGCCGGGTTCTCGCGCAGCTTGGCGGCGACGCGCTTGATGTCGTCCAGCGTCACGGCGGCGACCAGCGCGTTGCGCCGGTCGATATAGTCGATGCCGAGATTGTCGATCTGCATCTGCAGCAGCTGGGAGGCGACTTTGGCCGAGCTGTCGAAGCGCAGCGCGAAGGAGCCGATGAGGTAGCTCTTGGCGTCCTCCAGTTCGGCCGGGCTCGGCCCGTCGGTCAGCAGCTTGAGATATTCCGCCCGGATCAGCTCGATGGATTCCGCCGCGCGGTCGTTCTTGGTGGCGGTGCCGCCGAGGATGAGGGCGGCATGGTCGAGCGGGGCGAGGTGGCTGTACACCGAATAGGCGAGGCCGCGCTTCTCGCGCACTTCCTTGAACAGGCGCGAGGAGAAGGCCGAACCGCCGAGCATGTGGTTGAGCACGAAGGCCGGGATGAAGTCCGGGTCGTCGCGCATCAGCCCGATGCCGCCGAAAATCACCGAGGTCTGCGGGACGTCGAGCTCCTTCACCACGGTGGTGCCGAGGCCCTGCGGCACGATGTCGGGCACGGGGGTGAGCTGGGCTTTGGCCGGGAGCGCGCCGAACATCTGGTCGAGCGCCGGGGCGAGCGTCGCCGCGTCGATGTCGCCGACCACGGCGATCTTGAGATTGTCGCGCGCCAGCGTGCGCGTGGCAAAGCCGGCGAGATCGGCACGGCTGATGGCCGGCACGCTCTCCAGCGTGCCGGCGACCGGGCGGCCATAGGGATGGTTGGGGAAGGCCGTCGCCGACCAGCCGAGGCTCGCCAGCGTCGACGGGTCGTTCAGCCGCCGGCGCAGGCCCGCGAGCTGCCCCTGGCGGATGCGCTCCACTGCCTCGTCGTCGAAGCGCGGGGCGCTGACCGCAAGGCGCATCAGCTCGAAGGCCGGGCCGATATTCTCCGACAGGGTGCGCAGCGAACCGCCGACGGAATCGCGCGAGGCGTCGAAGCGCAGCTCGATCGCCTTCTCCGCCATGCGGTCCTGGAAGGCGCGGGCGTCGAGATCGCCGGCGCCCTCGTCGAGCAGCGAGGCCATGAGATTGGCGGTGCCGGGCTTCTGCGCCGGATCCTGCGCCGCGCCGCCGATGAAGGCGACCTCCATGGCGACCAGCGGCAGGGTGGTGTCATGCACCAGCCAGGCCTCGATGCCGCCGGGGCTCACCACGCGCTGGATACGGGTGGTCTCCGACTGGGCGGGGGTGACGGGGGCGAGGGCAATGGTCATGGCGGCAACAACCGGGGCAAGGGCCTTGACGGCCTTGGAGAAACGGGCAGCAACGGGCGCGGTGGGGGACAGGCGCGCGAGCCCGCTCATGAACGCTTCTCCGGCTGGGGGGCGGCGGGCGGCGGGTTGGTCGGCTGCGGGGCGACCTGGCGCAGCTCGCTGGTCACGGCGCGGGCGGGGATCAGGTAGCGCCGGGCGACGTCGCGCACCTCCTCGGCGGTGACCTGCTTCACCATGTCGGGCCACAGCTTCACGTCCTCGGCGGTGGAACCGGTGGTAAGCGCGGCGCCGTAGATGCGGGCAAGCGTCGCCTGATTGTCCTGCGCATAGATGGCTTCGGCGACGAGACGGGTCTTGGCGCGCTCCAGCTCGGCGGCGTCCGGCCCGTCCTTGGCCAGTGTGCCGATCACCTCGTCAAGCGCGGTCTCCAGCGCCTCCATGGTGACTTCCGGGCGCGGGCTTACCGACACGCCGAAGCGCGTGGCATCGAGCGCGGTGGACTGATACCAGGCGCCCGCATTCGCGGCGATCGCCTTGTCGACTACCAGCGCGCGGTAGAGGCGCCCGGTGGCGCCGCCGCCCAGCACCTGCGAGAGCACGTCGAGGGCGACGCTCTCCTTCTTGTCCATGCGGTAGGACGGCACGAGATAGGTGCGCCCGAGGCTCGGCTGGCCGACACGCGGGTCCGCCAGCACGAGGCGGCGCTCGGCGCGCGGCGTCGGCTCCTGCGGTCGCTCGCGCAGCGCGGTGTCGGCGCGGCGCGCGACCTTGCCATAGGTGGCCTCGGCGAGGGCCTTCACCTCGGCCGGTTCGACATCGCCGGCGACGACGAGGATCGCGTTGTTCGGCGTGTAGAAACGCTCATAGAAGGCCAGCGCATCCGTGCGGTTCAGCTCGCGGATTTCGTCTTCCCAGCCGATGATCGGGTGGCCATAGGGATGGTTGACGAACATCGCCGCCTGCGCGGCTTCCGAGAGCTGCGCGGCCGGGTCGTTGTCGGTGCGCATGCGGCGCTCTTCCAGCACCACGTCGCGCTCGGGCAGCACCACCTCGTCGGTGAGCACGAGCCCGGTCATGCGGTCGGCCTCGAATTCCATGACGCGGCCGAGATGATCCTTGGCGACGCGCTGGAAATAGGCGGTGTAGTCCTGCGAGGTGAAGGCGTTCTCCTGGCCGCCCAGCGTCGCCACCACCTGCGAGAACTCGCCCGCCGGGTGCTTGGCGGTGCCCTTGAACATCAGATGCTCAAGGAAATGGGCGATGCCGGACTTGCCGCCGACCTCATCGGCCGAGCCGACACGATACCAGACCATATGGGTGACCACCGGCGCGCGGTGATCGGGCACGACCACGACCTGCATGCCATTGTCGAGCGTGAACTCGGCGACATCGCCCGCGCGGGCGGCCGTGGTCGAGGCGAGCGAGGCGGCAATCAGCATCACGGCGGACATCAGCTTTCCAGTCGACAGGGTTCCAGACGGCGAAGTTCCAGACAGCATGTGCGGTCACGGTATCCGATTTAAGCGTTGCCAGCGAAACCGGAAGGCCCGGCCGCCGCTTCAGGGTTGCAACTCTGCCACAGATCGCGTGGCGAGAATGCGCCGGCGGTTCAATCCCCTGTGAGCCGCGCGCCCGTGAGCGGCGCAGGGGGCCGCGAGCGGCGGGCCAAACGAAAACGCCCCGCCGGGGCGCGGCGGGGCGTGTTCAGCAAAGAAAGAGGGCGCGGGCACTCAATTGCGGTCGTTGTTCTTCTGCGTGCGGTCGAACCAGTTGGGCAGGTTCCAGCCCTTGTCCTCCGGCCGCTCGGCGACCACGCCATAGGGCGCGTTCGGCGCGGGGGTCTGCAGGCCCGGCGGCGGCTCGTACAGCCTCTCGCGTGGCGGCTCGCCGTTGAAGGTCAGCGGCTTCTCGGCCTGCTTGTTGCCCCAGCCGAGGAAGCCCATCTGCTTGGGCTGCAGCCAGTCCTCGCGGGAGGCGTTGTTACGGGCCATCGCCGGGCCGTTATAGACGGCGTTCGGGTTGGTACCGGCGGCGAC carries:
- a CDS encoding M16 family metallopeptidase, with product MSAVMLIAASLASTTAARAGDVAEFTLDNGMQVVVVPDHRAPVVTHMVWYRVGSADEVGGKSGIAHFLEHLMFKGTAKHPAGEFSQVVATLGGQENAFTSQDYTAYFQRVAKDHLGRVMEFEADRMTGLVLTDEVVLPERDVVLEERRMRTDNDPAAQLSEAAQAAMFVNHPYGHPIIGWEDEIRELNRTDALAFYERFYTPNNAILVVAGDVEPAEVKALAEATYGKVARRADTALRERPQEPTPRAERRLVLADPRVGQPSLGRTYLVPSYRMDKKESVALDVLSQVLGGGATGRLYRALVVDKAIAANAGAWYQSTALDATRFGVSVSPRPEVTMEALETALDEVIGTLAKDGPDAAELERAKTRLVAEAIYAQDNQATLARIYGAALTTGSTAEDVKLWPDMVKQVTAEEVRDVARRYLIPARAVTSELRQVAPQPTNPPPAAPQPEKRS
- a CDS encoding M16 family metallopeptidase — encoded protein: MSGLARLSPTAPVAARFSKAVKALAPVVAAMTIALAPVTPAQSETTRIQRVVSPGGIEAWLVHDTTLPLVAMEVAFIGGAAQDPAQKPGTANLMASLLDEGAGDLDARAFQDRMAEKAIELRFDASRDSVGGSLRTLSENIGPAFELMRLAVSAPRFDDEAVERIRQGQLAGLRRRLNDPSTLASLGWSATAFPNHPYGRPVAGTLESVPAISRADLAGFATRTLARDNLKIAVVGDIDAATLAPALDQMFGALPAKAQLTPVPDIVPQGLGTTVVKELDVPQTSVIFGGIGLMRDDPDFIPAFVLNHMLGGSAFSSRLFKEVREKRGLAYSVYSHLAPLDHAALILGGTATKNDRAAESIELIRAEYLKLLTDGPSPAELEDAKSYLIGSFALRFDSSAKVASQLLQMQIDNLGIDYIDRRNALVAAVTLDDIKRVAAKLRENPALLFSLVGKPTGIAPTPAQGG
- a CDS encoding DUF3422 family protein, with protein sequence MPNAGAFYDHPLRAPVLAELHARPFVPVSTPARILHVAFLVDRAQAKADRAAFAALCVARGQSGPHRDAKQHRVAFGGAVLRWERHAEFTTYTWELPAEDLTEGGLPFHPSSGSLARTLLQVPQPGPLLVAVDLQLVTDTADALPLDRLFDRSSLARSDVEDGLAEIATDFQPDPSGFVRILVRDRGMTDDAAGALIQRVLEVETYRTLALLGLPEAQRLAPTVARIENELSTLTREMRDTEGLAANNKLLDALTTLASELEADAAASLFRFGATRAYDEIVDDRLQAIGEQPISGHPTWQQFLSRRLQPAMRTCQAIEQRQAGLSVKLSSAANLLRTRVDVELEQQNRDLLRSMNRRARMQLRLQQTVEGLSVAAISYYVISLLHYALEGLHARFEAWGLHVDIGLVTAIAVPLVALTIWSGVRRIRKGHFDEE